In Nostoc sp. CENA543, a single genomic region encodes these proteins:
- a CDS encoding CAP domain-containing protein, whose protein sequence is MSLFNRKMGLARAKMQYAPPLVIAFLLTGCAAIEKNLPPLPTIPIPNQSPQPLLSPESVTTSQMEAQIRRGINQVRQKNGLQPLKDNQKLAQVARKYSRQMAEQNFFSHTGADGSTPQERVLRGGILYSAVGENLFTSQNVPRPVPAAIEGWMKSPGHRENILRPVFTETGVGVWREGNTYYVTQLFLRPFP, encoded by the coding sequence ATGAGTTTATTTAATCGGAAAATGGGTCTAGCACGGGCAAAGATGCAGTACGCCCCACCGTTGGTGATCGCATTTTTGTTGACTGGATGTGCGGCGATCGAAAAAAATTTACCACCGTTACCGACAATACCTATACCCAATCAATCACCACAACCGTTACTTTCGCCTGAGTCTGTCACAACTTCCCAAATGGAAGCACAAATTCGCCGAGGTATTAACCAAGTCCGACAAAAAAATGGGCTTCAGCCACTCAAAGATAATCAAAAATTAGCGCAAGTCGCCCGCAAATATAGCCGCCAAATGGCTGAACAAAATTTCTTTAGCCATACTGGTGCTGACGGTAGCACACCACAAGAAAGAGTCCTCAGAGGCGGGATTCTTTACTCAGCAGTGGGTGAGAACTTATTCACTAGTCAGAATGTACCTCGTCCAGTACCAGCAGCTATTGAAGGATGGATGAAAAGCCCAGGACACCGAGAAAATATTCTGCGTCCAGTATTTACGGAGACGGGTGTAGGCGTTTGGCGCGAAGGTAATACTTACTACGTTACTCAGTTATTCTTAAGACCATTTCCGTAA
- a CDS encoding ester cyclase, which yields MDSIDISKLHLWVQDRDTVLQYSNDVEWRYGQKPDYTRSDEKLAAESIQNHPENSLERLVQNLVRAFDIEANFKTNPSQWLTVVQDKFRMSTNGGYGYTITDLINSGTYKLLIGDNQHYKASEENFETSTNLFHTAFPDGFAWEVIEVYSTPPIVVFKWRHWGTFKGVYKDYAPTGETIEIIGTSVVHLRDDLKILFLEHYYDNTKFLDKLTAGGKLPNNNQTQQLAAKKKSSLWQKLWNFISRFLPWKRKTTEVNLSTSRCPFAGMSQ from the coding sequence ATGGATTCCATCGACATTAGTAAACTTCATCTTTGGGTACAAGATAGAGACACTGTGTTGCAATATAGCAACGATGTAGAATGGCGTTATGGTCAAAAGCCAGACTATACCCGTTCTGATGAAAAACTAGCCGCAGAAAGTATACAAAACCATCCCGAAAACTCCCTAGAAAGATTAGTTCAAAATTTGGTAAGAGCCTTTGATATTGAGGCAAACTTTAAAACTAATCCATCTCAATGGTTAACTGTCGTCCAAGACAAGTTTCGCATGAGTACCAATGGCGGTTATGGTTACACCATTACAGATTTGATTAATTCAGGTACTTATAAACTATTAATTGGCGATAACCAGCATTACAAAGCCAGTGAAGAAAACTTTGAAACTTCAACTAATCTCTTTCATACAGCTTTTCCTGATGGTTTTGCATGGGAAGTTATAGAGGTTTATTCCACACCACCAATAGTTGTTTTTAAATGGCGACACTGGGGTACTTTTAAAGGGGTATATAAAGATTATGCACCAACAGGTGAAACCATTGAAATTATCGGTACTAGTGTAGTTCATCTCAGAGATGACCTAAAAATTCTCTTCTTAGAACATTACTATGACAATACCAAGTTCTTAGATAAACTCACGGCAGGGGGGAAATTACCCAACAATAATCAAACACAGCAGCTAGCAGCTAAAAAGAAATCTTCTCTATGGCAAAAGCTATGGAACTTTATCAGCAGATTTCTACCGTGGAAAAGAAAAACAACAGAAGTAAATCTCTCGACTAGTCGTTGTCCTTTTGCCGGTATGTCTCAATAA
- a CDS encoding sodium:proton antiporter: MVIESTMGEEAIASNLKQFLLVLSVSLGVATLPQIFSWFRQIPYTLLLVIVGLGLAVVDVRLVTLSPALILFIFLPPLLFEAAWNLKWSDLKQDFLPICLYAVLGVVISIAGVAIGLNQLAGISLTTALLIGASLSATDPVSVTAVFRELGVGTRLVTLMEGESLFNDGMAVVAFGLLVALPLGNAELGLQPILLELLQVVGIGLAVGGVIGFGISYLTQRFDLPMVEQSLTLVSAYGTYLITEDLGGSGVIGVVTTGLILGNFGSRIGMNPRTRIIVSEFWEFLAFFVNSIVFLLIGDQIRFASLQANIPIIAVTVTAMILMRFVAIYILSYISKIVTKSDISLPDQTLLWWGGLRGSVSIALALSVPTIVGERETIIATVFGVVLFTLLVQGLTIKPLLQKLNLLGDAPLREQYLEMVARNIALERVLQYLQTEQHPGVETEFIRYQEKLIQGEMAQIHTKLDKLQDEYPNIQNFITEQFQERLLAIEADTYAEFVKSGQLNQELPSLLENVLHHEQ, encoded by the coding sequence ATGGTAATTGAATCAACAATGGGAGAGGAAGCGATCGCTTCTAATCTTAAACAGTTTCTTTTAGTTCTCTCAGTATCTTTAGGTGTAGCTACTCTACCACAGATATTTAGCTGGTTTCGTCAAATACCTTATACCCTACTGCTAGTTATAGTTGGTTTGGGTTTGGCGGTGGTTGATGTCCGCCTAGTGACTCTTTCCCCGGCTTTAATTCTGTTTATTTTTCTCCCACCCCTCTTATTTGAAGCCGCATGGAATCTGAAGTGGTCAGATTTAAAGCAAGATTTTCTGCCAATTTGTTTGTATGCGGTTTTAGGGGTAGTCATTTCTATTGCTGGAGTCGCTATTGGACTCAATCAATTAGCGGGAATATCTCTAACTACAGCTTTACTCATTGGTGCAAGTTTATCTGCTACTGACCCTGTATCTGTCACAGCTGTATTTCGCGAACTGGGAGTAGGTACTCGCCTAGTTACCCTGATGGAAGGGGAAAGTTTATTTAATGATGGGATGGCGGTAGTTGCCTTTGGTCTTTTGGTAGCCTTACCTTTAGGCAATGCTGAATTAGGGCTACAGCCTATTTTACTGGAGTTATTGCAAGTTGTCGGTATTGGTTTAGCGGTGGGAGGTGTGATTGGCTTTGGTATTTCCTACCTCACCCAACGTTTTGATTTACCAATGGTAGAACAATCATTAACCTTGGTTTCTGCCTACGGAACTTACCTCATTACTGAGGATTTGGGTGGTTCAGGAGTAATTGGAGTTGTCACTACAGGGTTAATTCTGGGTAACTTTGGTTCGCGCATCGGGATGAATCCCCGCACTCGGATTATTGTGTCTGAGTTTTGGGAATTTTTAGCTTTTTTTGTGAACTCGATAGTTTTCTTACTGATTGGGGATCAAATTCGCTTTGCTAGTCTCCAAGCAAATATACCCATTATTGCGGTTACTGTCACTGCGATGATTTTGATGCGATTTGTGGCAATTTACATTCTTAGCTATATCAGTAAAATTGTTACCAAATCAGACATTTCTTTACCTGATCAAACTCTCCTGTGGTGGGGTGGGTTACGTGGCTCTGTCTCTATTGCTTTAGCTTTAAGTGTACCTACAATTGTAGGTGAAAGAGAAACAATTATTGCGACTGTTTTTGGCGTAGTTTTATTTACTTTACTGGTGCAAGGATTAACCATCAAACCGCTACTACAAAAATTGAATTTGTTAGGTGATGCACCCTTACGAGAACAGTATTTAGAAATGGTGGCTCGGAATATCGCCTTAGAAAGAGTGTTGCAATATCTGCAAACAGAACAACACCCTGGAGTTGAAACAGAATTTATTCGCTATCAAGAAAAGCTAATTCAAGGTGAGATGGCACAAATTCACACTAAGCTTGACAAATTACAAGATGAATATCCGAATATCCAGAATTTTATCACTGAACAGTTTCAAGAAAGGCTATTAGCCATAGAGGCAGATACCTATGCCGAATTTGTTAAATCAGGTCAGTTAAACCAAGAACTTCCTTCCCTACTGGAAAATGTTCTGCACCATGAGCAATGA
- a CDS encoding RNA-guided endonuclease TnpB family protein: MTQTISVSCKLQVPPELRQEIDVTLKAFAEACNQILEVAKRENVRNTTKLHHLTYREVRATTGLKANHACQAIRRVVGNLKATKQVHQFKPSSISLDARVFTYREADQHVGITLLNQRVWLPLSIGNYQLALLRGKNPTSATLVKRRNGDYYIQIAVDLPTDPTGKTPKVVGVDLGRRDLAHTSTGKSWNGEQIQKVRNHFAKVRASLQSKGTKGAKRLLKRLSGKERRFQKWLNHSISRQLVNEAKSINAAIAFEDLTGIRQRAKVKGSEQRRQHHNWAFYQLRMFTNYKAAIAGIPVILIRPEYTSKTCHHCLHIGKRNAKSFSCENCGWHGDADFNAANVISLLGLSVMQPEQSVLSCALQGSKLG; this comes from the coding sequence ATGACTCAAACCATATCTGTATCGTGTAAGCTTCAAGTTCCTCCAGAATTGCGTCAAGAAATTGACGTGACCCTGAAAGCGTTTGCTGAAGCCTGCAATCAGATATTGGAAGTTGCAAAGCGTGAAAACGTTCGCAACACCACGAAGCTGCATCACTTGACCTACCGAGAAGTGAGAGCAACGACCGGATTGAAAGCGAACCATGCGTGTCAGGCAATCCGCCGCGTAGTCGGCAACTTGAAAGCGACAAAGCAGGTTCACCAATTCAAGCCAAGTTCTATCAGTCTGGATGCTAGAGTCTTCACGTATCGGGAAGCTGACCAGCACGTAGGGATTACTTTGCTCAATCAGCGTGTGTGGCTGCCACTTTCGATTGGCAACTATCAACTCGCTTTGTTGAGAGGAAAAAATCCGACGAGTGCAACATTGGTCAAGCGTCGCAATGGAGACTACTACATTCAAATCGCGGTTGACCTGCCCACTGACCCAACGGGCAAAACACCGAAGGTTGTTGGAGTGGACTTGGGTAGACGCGATCTTGCTCACACCAGCACAGGTAAATCCTGGAATGGTGAGCAGATTCAAAAAGTTCGCAACCACTTTGCCAAAGTCAGAGCATCGCTGCAATCCAAAGGCACGAAGGGGGCGAAACGACTCTTGAAACGGCTCTCCGGGAAAGAGCGACGCTTTCAGAAGTGGCTGAATCACAGCATTAGCCGTCAATTGGTCAATGAGGCTAAATCCATCAATGCCGCGATTGCCTTTGAAGACCTGACTGGAATTCGGCAACGTGCCAAAGTCAAGGGATCTGAGCAACGCAGGCAGCATCACAACTGGGCGTTTTACCAGTTGCGAATGTTCACCAATTACAAAGCCGCTATTGCAGGGATTCCGGTGATTCTGATCCGACCGGAATACACCAGCAAGACTTGTCATCACTGCCTGCATATTGGCAAGCGGAATGCAAAATCATTTAGCTGTGAGAATTGCGGTTGGCATGGTGACGCTGACTTTAACGCGGCGAATGTGATTTCTCTTTTGGGGCTGTCCGTAATGCAGCCTGAACAATCAGTTCTCTCTTGCGCTTTGCAAGGGTCGAAGCTCGGTTGA
- a CDS encoding GTP-binding protein, translating to MTSTLPEPHHNDSSNWEEELDSAIFSFEDIQAELNYKQAQTALRNLVASLDLSPQEKAGLESEIADLETMLGKLDSMVVQIAAFGMVGRGKSSLLNALVGQTVFETGPLHGVTRTAQSVNWSVSEEAIGETERALRVTLPSAGKSQVELIDTPGLDEIDGETRTALAEQIAKQADLILFVIAGDMTKVEQVALSQLREAGKPMILVFNKVDQYPEADRLAIYQKIKDDRVRELLTPLEIVMAAASPLVKTAVRRADGTRGVQMRPGAAQVEELKLKILEILQREGKALVALNTMLYADTVNEQLVQRKLLIREQNANQLIWKAVMTKAVAIALNPVTVVDILSSIVIDIALILGLSKLYGIPMTEAGAVQLLQKIAISMGGIGVSELLANLGLSGLKTLLGISASATAGFALGPYISVALTQAGVAGVSSYGIGQVTKVYLANGATWGPDGPKAVINRILSTLDEASILNRIKDELMHKVQFKN from the coding sequence GTGACATCCACATTGCCCGAACCGCATCACAATGACTCATCCAACTGGGAGGAAGAATTAGATAGTGCCATTTTTAGCTTTGAAGACATTCAAGCGGAACTCAACTATAAACAAGCACAAACAGCACTGCGTAACTTAGTGGCTAGCCTTGACCTCAGTCCCCAGGAAAAAGCGGGTTTAGAGTCGGAAATTGCTGATTTGGAAACTATGCTGGGAAAATTAGACAGTATGGTAGTCCAGATTGCGGCTTTTGGCATGGTGGGAAGGGGTAAATCTTCGCTGTTAAATGCTTTAGTGGGACAAACAGTGTTTGAAACTGGCCCTTTACATGGTGTGACTCGTACGGCTCAAAGTGTCAATTGGAGTGTTAGTGAAGAGGCAATTGGCGAAACAGAACGCGCTTTGCGGGTGACTTTACCGAGTGCTGGTAAATCCCAAGTGGAATTAATTGATACCCCAGGATTAGACGAAATCGACGGGGAAACACGCACAGCTTTAGCGGAACAAATAGCAAAACAGGCTGATTTAATCCTGTTCGTGATTGCGGGTGATATGACTAAAGTTGAGCAGGTGGCTTTATCGCAATTGCGGGAAGCAGGTAAACCGATGATTTTGGTATTCAATAAAGTAGACCAATATCCCGAAGCCGATCGCTTGGCAATTTATCAGAAAATTAAAGATGATCGGGTACGGGAACTACTCACACCTTTAGAAATCGTCATGGCGGCTGCATCACCATTGGTAAAAACTGCTGTCCGGCGTGCAGATGGGACTAGGGGTGTACAGATGCGTCCTGGTGCGGCGCAGGTGGAAGAGTTAAAGCTGAAAATTTTAGAGATTTTGCAACGGGAGGGTAAAGCTTTAGTCGCACTCAACACCATGCTTTATGCTGACACAGTGAACGAGCAACTAGTGCAGCGTAAATTGCTGATTCGGGAACAGAACGCCAATCAGTTAATTTGGAAAGCAGTCATGACTAAAGCTGTGGCGATCGCACTCAATCCCGTTACAGTAGTAGATATACTGAGTAGTATAGTTATTGATATAGCTTTGATTTTAGGTCTATCTAAACTCTACGGCATCCCCATGACTGAAGCTGGGGCTGTGCAGTTATTACAAAAAATCGCCATCAGTATGGGTGGTATCGGAGTTAGTGAATTATTAGCCAACTTGGGTTTAAGTGGCTTGAAAACCTTACTAGGTATCTCTGCATCAGCCACCGCCGGTTTTGCCCTTGGCCCCTATATTTCCGTGGCTTTAACCCAAGCTGGAGTAGCTGGTGTTTCTTCCTATGGGATTGGACAAGTCACCAAGGTATATTTAGCCAATGGGGCTACCTGGGGGCCAGATGGGCCAAAAGCTGTCATTAATCGCATTTTGTCTACCCTAGATGAAGCATCAATTTTAAATCGCATCAAAGATGAATTAATGCACAAGGTACAATTCAAAAATTAG
- the argC gene encoding N-acetyl-gamma-glutamyl-phosphate reductase, protein MNKPKIFIDGESGTTGLQIYSRLNQRDDIELVSIEPSKRKDATERAKLINAVDVVILCLPDDAAREAVSLVDNDQVKILDASTAYRTAAGWVYGFPELNPGQREKIAHAQFVSNPGCYPTGFLACVRPLIAQGIIPHTFPITINAVSGYSGGGKNLIQKYDTFHEQQTAAHSLYPYGIYGLQFGHKHVKEMHQHSGLASPPLFVPSVGDFAQGMLVQIPLPLWTLANPPSGEAIHQAIAQYYAGEKFVQVAPFKDTSLLRDGTFLDAMAMNDTNIVQLFVFANDATQEALLVARLDNLGKGASGAAVQNLNIMLGVPEDLGL, encoded by the coding sequence ATGAATAAGCCGAAAATTTTTATTGATGGGGAATCGGGAACTACTGGCTTACAGATTTACTCGCGTTTGAATCAACGGGATGATATTGAATTAGTCAGTATTGAACCATCTAAACGCAAGGATGCGACGGAAAGGGCAAAATTAATTAATGCGGTTGATGTTGTGATTCTTTGTTTACCTGATGATGCAGCCCGTGAGGCTGTCAGTTTAGTAGATAATGATCAGGTGAAAATTCTCGATGCTAGCACCGCCTATCGCACGGCTGCGGGTTGGGTTTATGGTTTCCCAGAATTGAACCCAGGACAACGAGAAAAAATTGCTCATGCTCAGTTTGTGAGTAATCCTGGCTGTTATCCTACAGGATTTTTAGCTTGCGTTCGTCCTTTAATAGCTCAAGGCATCATTCCTCACACCTTCCCCATTACCATTAATGCGGTGTCTGGTTACTCTGGCGGCGGTAAGAATCTCATCCAAAAATACGATACCTTTCATGAACAGCAAACGGCAGCACATTCCCTTTATCCCTACGGTATTTATGGTTTGCAGTTCGGACATAAACACGTTAAGGAAATGCACCAGCATTCCGGTTTAGCATCACCGCCGTTATTTGTCCCCTCAGTGGGAGATTTTGCCCAAGGGATGTTAGTTCAAATCCCTTTACCTCTATGGACTTTAGCTAATCCCCCATCAGGTGAAGCAATTCATCAAGCGATCGCACAATACTACGCTGGTGAAAAGTTTGTCCAGGTAGCACCTTTTAAAGATACAAGTTTACTCAGAGACGGTACTTTCTTGGATGCAATGGCGATGAACGACACAAATATTGTGCAGTTATTCGTCTTTGCCAATGATGCCACCCAAGAAGCCTTATTAGTAGCGCGTCTCGATAATCTCGGTAAAGGCGCATCCGGTGCAGCAGTCCAAAATCTTAATATTATGTTGGGTGTCCCCGAAGATTTGGGACTTTGA
- the ychF gene encoding redox-regulated ATPase YchF, whose product MLRAGIVGLPNVGKSTLFNAVVANAKAEAANFPFCTIEPNVGVVAVPDERLNKLSQISGSAQIIPARIEFVDIAGLVKGASQGEGLGNQFLSHIREVDAIVHVVRCFENDDIIHVAGSVDPARDIEIISLELGLSDLAQIERRIERTRKQARTSKEAQFEVTVLEKLAAALNEGKSVRQVSLTEEEAEIIKGLGLLTNKPIIYAANVSEDDLATGNDFVEQVRQIAAQENAQVVIVSAQVEAELVELPEEDKADFLASLGVEEGGLKSLIRATYTLLGLRTYFTSGPKETRAWTIHAGMSAPQAAGVIHSDFERGFIRAETVAYNDLVTTGSMNAAKEKGLVRSEGKEYIVQEGDVMLFRFNV is encoded by the coding sequence ATGCTAAGAGCCGGAATAGTCGGACTTCCCAACGTCGGAAAATCTACTTTATTTAATGCTGTAGTCGCTAACGCCAAAGCAGAAGCGGCTAACTTTCCTTTTTGTACCATTGAACCCAATGTCGGCGTTGTCGCAGTACCGGATGAGCGTTTAAACAAACTTTCTCAAATTTCCGGTTCAGCACAAATTATCCCCGCACGCATCGAGTTTGTCGATATCGCCGGCTTAGTCAAAGGTGCTAGCCAAGGTGAAGGACTAGGTAATCAATTCCTGTCGCACATTCGCGAAGTCGATGCGATCGTTCATGTGGTACGTTGTTTTGAAAATGACGATATCATCCACGTAGCTGGTTCAGTTGACCCAGCACGAGATATTGAAATCATTAGTTTAGAACTAGGTTTATCTGACTTAGCACAAATTGAACGCCGCATTGAGCGCACCCGCAAACAAGCACGCACCAGTAAAGAAGCACAATTTGAAGTCACAGTTCTAGAAAAGTTGGCTGCGGCTTTAAATGAAGGTAAATCAGTGCGTCAAGTCAGTTTAACTGAGGAAGAAGCAGAAATTATTAAAGGCTTAGGACTATTAACTAATAAACCCATTATCTATGCTGCTAATGTCTCGGAAGATGACTTAGCTACAGGTAATGATTTTGTGGAGCAAGTACGACAAATTGCAGCACAAGAAAATGCTCAAGTCGTTATTGTTTCGGCTCAAGTTGAAGCGGAACTTGTAGAATTACCAGAGGAAGATAAAGCTGATTTTCTTGCTTCTTTAGGTGTAGAAGAAGGCGGCTTAAAATCTTTAATTCGCGCAACTTACACCCTCTTAGGTTTACGCACATATTTTACTAGCGGCCCCAAAGAAACTCGCGCCTGGACTATTCATGCTGGAATGTCAGCACCCCAAGCCGCAGGTGTAATTCACTCCGATTTTGAACGTGGTTTTATTCGCGCTGAAACCGTTGCTTACAATGATTTAGTCACAACGGGTTCTATGAACGCAGCGAAAGAAAAAGGTTTAGTTAGGAGTGAAGGTAAAGAGTATATTGTGCAGGAAGGCGATGTGATGTTGTTTAGATTTAATGTGTAA
- a CDS encoding glutamate--cysteine ligase, with product MSFFFGIEHEVAFLNREGKFADFTCTKFADFAQIVDQLPIYPDDHLQLRVGDAGIRKKRWYIEGFERFADSDEVIDCTSKGIEIRTTIHSCIRDVIQELSNSFDLLSQVAAQFGFSPVLTSFNPYKTVFEPNPPLNEYEIQQLQAYPDEQTAYIYMVSYGPDLNISCPDLSIPQLIDIGKKLTYYSPYIVPFSYSSPFYNGTLWEGLSVRTFIRTGKRSATLVFVPEAEQLIKSVPSLTKIARLPAEVGRIEFKAFDTCDDFNIYAALLALLKGLILDDSLKGRAITPDTSLHQLSAKVGFDHEDIFNNAQQILQAVTVALGDDPDVKLLTPLQLMLEKRRTKSHELIEIFHSVGSIEKTLKQTY from the coding sequence ATGAGTTTTTTCTTTGGTATTGAACATGAAGTGGCTTTTCTCAATCGAGAAGGAAAGTTTGCAGATTTTACTTGTACAAAATTTGCAGATTTCGCTCAAATTGTAGATCAACTACCTATATATCCTGATGACCATTTGCAATTGCGAGTAGGTGATGCTGGTATTAGGAAAAAAAGATGGTATATTGAAGGATTTGAAAGATTTGCTGATTCCGACGAAGTTATTGACTGTACCTCCAAAGGGATTGAAATTAGAACTACAATACACTCCTGTATTCGGGATGTAATCCAAGAATTATCCAATAGTTTTGATTTACTATCTCAAGTAGCTGCTCAATTTGGATTTTCACCAGTTTTAACTAGTTTTAATCCCTACAAAACGGTTTTTGAACCGAACCCACCATTAAATGAATATGAAATTCAGCAGTTACAAGCCTATCCTGATGAACAAACTGCTTATATTTACATGGTTTCATATGGGCCAGACTTAAATATTTCCTGTCCAGATTTATCTATTCCCCAATTAATTGATATTGGGAAAAAGTTGACTTATTACAGTCCTTATATTGTGCCTTTTAGTTATAGTTCGCCTTTTTACAACGGCACACTTTGGGAAGGTTTATCAGTGCGGACATTTATTAGAACAGGTAAAAGGTCAGCTACTTTAGTATTTGTTCCTGAAGCAGAACAATTAATTAAAAGTGTGCCGTCACTCACAAAAATAGCTCGTTTGCCCGCAGAAGTAGGACGCATTGAGTTTAAAGCCTTTGATACTTGTGATGATTTTAATATCTATGCCGCATTATTAGCATTATTAAAAGGCTTAATACTAGATGATTCTTTAAAAGGTAGAGCCATCACACCGGACACATCTCTACATCAATTATCAGCAAAAGTTGGTTTTGATCACGAAGATATATTTAATAATGCTCAACAAATCTTGCAAGCAGTAACAGTTGCACTAGGAGATGATCCTGATGTGAAATTGTTAACACCATTGCAATTAATGTTAGAAAAACGCCGTACAAAATCTCATGAATTAATAGAGATTTTTCACAGTGTAGGCTCTATTGAAAAGACTCTTAAACAAACTTACTAG
- a CDS encoding penicillin-binding protein 2: MPKSPSQLKFRKLRQPAEFTGRQRVNRERNRNNTVPSIPEQTSNPKSRLLTVWGILMACGLGLAINLYNLQIIQGNKLTQRARNQQMVNLRPYMPRRLIVDRNDNVLAVDRPVYTLYAHPKLFDKSQEAIAEKLAPLLDKTPADLVKIFQSRKTGITLSSSLPETTADQVTALRLNGFELIPKYSRYYPQGDLLADIVGYVNVDRLGQAGVELSQQQWLERSVKTVRLSRAGNGALMPDYAPEGFLNADDLRMKLTIDSRLQRAARTALKEQLEKFQGKRGAVIVMDAFDGSILALVSQPTYNPNDYSKADISLFKNWTVSDLYEPGSTFKPLNVAIALENGVIKADDTFNDPGAIQVGKYTIRNAGLNGYGRINIAQILQNSSNIGMVQIIQRLKPSVYYNWLERLGLGQAVDTDLPSVATSKLKNQETFIRSPIEYATASFGQGFSLTPLQLVQMQGALANGGKLVTPHVIQGLIDSKGQVHYTPNRPAPRQIFSTTTAQKVVEMMETVVTEGTGKAAQIPGYRIGGKTGTAQKASPNGGYIPGARITSFVGILPVNSPRYVILAVVDEPKGANAYGSTVAAPIVKSVMDALIPIEKIPPSQDIDLQSNTDNQKPAPRD; encoded by the coding sequence ATGCCTAAATCACCGAGTCAATTAAAATTCAGAAAATTGCGTCAGCCTGCGGAATTTACTGGACGGCAAAGGGTTAATAGAGAACGGAATCGGAACAACACAGTCCCCTCCATTCCAGAACAAACATCAAATCCTAAATCCCGATTATTGACTGTTTGGGGCATATTAATGGCCTGTGGATTAGGATTGGCTATCAATTTGTATAATCTACAAATCATCCAGGGGAACAAGCTCACACAGAGGGCGAGAAACCAGCAAATGGTGAATTTGCGCCCCTATATGCCCCGTCGTCTGATTGTCGATCGCAATGATAATGTGTTAGCGGTTGACCGTCCCGTGTATACTCTGTATGCCCATCCCAAGTTGTTTGACAAGTCCCAAGAAGCCATAGCGGAAAAATTAGCTCCCCTGCTCGATAAAACTCCGGCTGATTTAGTCAAAATTTTTCAAAGTCGCAAAACGGGGATTACCCTTTCCTCAAGTTTGCCTGAAACCACAGCTGATCAAGTTACAGCCTTAAGGTTAAATGGTTTTGAGTTAATTCCCAAATATTCCCGATATTATCCCCAAGGAGACTTACTTGCAGATATTGTGGGATATGTCAATGTTGACAGACTAGGTCAAGCTGGTGTTGAACTTTCTCAGCAACAGTGGTTGGAACGTTCTGTGAAAACTGTGCGCTTAAGTCGGGCTGGAAATGGGGCATTAATGCCAGACTACGCGCCTGAAGGTTTTCTGAATGCTGATGATTTACGGATGAAATTGACAATTGATAGCCGTCTGCAAAGGGCGGCTCGAACTGCACTTAAAGAACAACTAGAAAAGTTTCAGGGTAAACGTGGGGCTGTCATTGTCATGGATGCTTTCGATGGCTCAATTTTAGCCCTGGTTTCTCAACCTACCTATAACCCCAACGACTATTCTAAAGCCGATATTTCTCTATTTAAAAACTGGACAGTCTCGGATCTATATGAGCCAGGATCAACATTTAAACCGTTAAATGTGGCGATCGCATTAGAAAATGGAGTCATCAAAGCCGATGATACATTTAACGACCCTGGCGCAATTCAAGTAGGAAAATACACCATTAGAAATGCTGGTCTTAATGGTTATGGGCGCATTAATATTGCTCAAATTCTGCAAAACTCCAGCAACATCGGTATGGTACAAATCATCCAAAGGTTAAAACCTTCGGTTTATTACAATTGGTTAGAACGTTTGGGTTTAGGACAAGCAGTTGATACAGATTTACCCTCTGTAGCTACTAGTAAACTCAAAAATCAAGAAACATTTATTCGTTCACCTATCGAATATGCAACTGCTTCTTTCGGTCAAGGATTTTCTCTCACACCTTTACAACTAGTACAAATGCAAGGCGCGTTAGCTAATGGTGGTAAATTAGTCACGCCTCATGTCATACAAGGATTAATTGATAGTAAAGGACAAGTTCACTACACACCTAATCGCCCAGCCCCACGCCAAATTTTCTCAACAACTACAGCACAAAAAGTTGTAGAAATGATGGAAACTGTGGTGACGGAAGGAACAGGAAAAGCTGCTCAAATTCCTGGTTATCGCATAGGTGGCAAAACAGGTACAGCCCAAAAAGCTAGTCCCAACGGTGGTTATATTCCTGGTGCTAGGATTACCAGTTTTGTCGGCATTTTACCTGTAAATTCTCCCCGTTATGTAATTTTAGCTGTGGTTGACGAACCTAAAGGTGCAAACGCCTACGGTTCAACTGTTGCAGCTCCTATCGTCAAGTCCGTAATGGATGCTCTAATTCCTATTGAAAAGATTCCCCCCAGTCAAGACATTGATTTACAATCTAATACAGATAATCAGAAACCAGCACCTAGAGATTAA